From the genome of Neodiprion pinetum isolate iyNeoPine1 chromosome 3, iyNeoPine1.2, whole genome shotgun sequence, one region includes:
- the sigmar gene encoding protein salivary glands marred, with protein sequence MYPSAVIFSERNARRPYRILGGCFRLITSKINPIFINQLPAGFRLKFTNIHLEHSSLEFYLINHFTAKNYMLAWGTAVMELQSWLLYHLVAVTDCNQVMQSAATGGGVFPAGSSGGRARDLGLRAQKKILGRVVSTGAGRSLLIDDATTSLLDNLYRLAERAAKSNPALDRKQPEKLLKNIVKLSIKIGLLQRNQQLEASDEPKIVEIRAALRAVAMAVVSFHELEFSFDNSYLTRSLERCRTAVQSLIKVHLTGKSQDRCDQVFDFLTHPEFLEAIFRQNSELRPTLGLLVSDINKALDAGHL encoded by the exons ATGTACCCGAGTGCAGTAATTTTCT CAGAAAGAAATGCTCGACGACCTTACAGAATTCTCGGAGGATGCTTTCGATTGATTACTTCGAAAATTAATCCGATTTTCATCAATCAATTGCCAGCAGGATTTCGACTGAAGTTTACCAACATCCATTTGGAACACTCGTCTTTGGAGTTTTACCTAATTAATCATTTCACAGCAAAGAATTATATG ctGGCGTGGGGAACTGCAGTTATGGAGTTACAGAGCTGGCTACTTTACCATCTCGTAGCAGTCACCGACTGTAATCAAG TGATGCAGTCCGCAGCTACGGGTGGCGGAGTATTTCCGGCTGGTAGTAGCGGCGGCAGGGCTCGGGATCTGGGGCTTCGGGCCCAGAAAAAGATCCTGGGACGAGTCGTATCCACCGGAGCAGGGAGATCGTTGCTGATCGACGACGCGACCACGTCCTTGCTCGACAATCTTTATAGACTTGCCGAAAGAGCAGCGAAAAGCAATCCGGCCTTGGACAGAAAACAGCCCGAAAAACTTctcaaaaatatcgtgaagTTGTCGATCAAG ATCGGCCTTTTGCAACGTAATCAGCAACTGGAAGCATCAGACGAGCCAAAAATCGTAGAGATCAGAGCAGCGCTCAGGGCTGTCGCAATGGCTGTCGTTTCTTTTCACGAGCTGGAGTTCAGCTTCGATAATTCGTATCTGACGCGATCTTTGGAACGATGTAGAACAGCTGTACAATCATTGATAAAAGTGCACCTAACGGGAAAATCCCAGGATCGGTGCGATCAAGTCTTTGACTTTTTGACCCATCCGGAGTTTCTTGAAGCTATTTTCAGACAAAATTCAGAACTCAGACCAACTCTTGGACTCCTAGTCAGTGACATTAACAAAGCTCTCGATGCTGGTCACCTATGA
- the betaggt-I gene encoding geranylgeranyl transferase type-1 subunit beta — protein MTVTLAKHQHAKYFQRFIHLLPNQLAVHDSIRLTMAFFALSGLDVLNSLDVLSEQKRSEAIEWIYRLQVRGPGPRSGFQGSTSVPKEASKYQTGHLAMTYLGLASLLTLGDDLSRIDKKSIIQGVRACQNDDGSFTATLTGSESDMRFIYCACCISAILDDWSGIDKRKAINYIKESISYDGGIGQGPGLESHGGSTFCAVASLLLMDNLTSALSEKQLNRLRYWCLMRQIGGFHGRPNKPEDTCYSFWVGATLQILGVRHLTDATENRAYVLTTQDSVLGGLSKFDTSAPDPLHTYLGLCGLSLLGEPGLQAVNAALNISQSAFDHLEEIHKIWAGD, from the exons ATGACTGTAACACTGGCGAAGCACCAACATGCCAAATACTTCCAAAGATTTATTCATCTACTGCCCAATCAGTTGGCAGTGCACGATTCCATCAGGTTGACAATGGCGTTTTTCGCCCTCTCTGGCCTTGATGTTTTAAATTCATTGGATGTATTAAGCGAACAGAAACGGTCTGAGGCCATTGAATGGATATACCGCCTTCAAGTTCGTGGACCTGGCCCAAGGTCTGGATTTCAGGGATCAACTTCTGTCCCCAAGGAAGCTAGCAAATACCAGACCGGACATCTTGCCATGACGTATCTTGGGCTTGCTTCCCTTTTAACTTTAGGGGATGATCTTAGTCGGATAGATAAAAAGTCTATCATCCAAGGTGTTCGCGCTTGCCAAAATGACGACGGTTCATTCACAGCCACATTAACCGGTAGTGAAAGCGATATGAGGTTTATCTATTGTGCTTGCTGCATTTCGGCGATTCTTGATGATTGGTCAGGCATTGACAAGCGCAAAGCTATTAACTATATCAAAGAAAGCATT TCCTACGATGGAGGAATTGGTCAGGGTCCTGGTCTGGAGTCCCATGGTGGAAGTACATTCTGTGCAGTAGCAAGCCTGCTCTTGATGGACAATCTGACAAGTGCCTTGAGTGAAAAGCAGTTGAATAGGTTGAGATATTGGTGTCTCATGAGGCAAATCGGTGGTTTTCACGGAAGACCCAACAAACCTGAAGACACTTGTTATAGTTTTTGGGTGGGAGCTACACTACAAATTTTAGGCGTCAGACATCTTACTGATGCTACAGAGAATCGAGCTTATGTCCTCACAACACAAGATTCAGTTCTGGGCGGTTTATCAAAGTTTGATACTTCTGCACCAGATCCTTTACATACCTATCTag gACTTTGTGGTTTAAGTCTTCTCGGAGAGCCCGGCCTTCAAGCAGTGAATGCAGCATTAAACATCTCCCAGAGTGCTTTTGATCATTTAGAAGAGATACATAAAATTTGGGCAGGAGACTGA